The Paludisphaera rhizosphaerae genome has a window encoding:
- a CDS encoding serine/threonine-protein kinase, whose translation MSVGAWGRTWEDASTPSAARLTRRYEQAWREADSNGSRPDPRAFLAGWPEPGGFPGARLAILRTDMSLRWESGQRASADWYAERYPELGEDTIVALIYEEFCLLEEAGEAPEPDAFLSRYENFSGPLRRVLDIHRLVGAGSGSTGSHGTTTTTDDDLGGRPKFPEAGDAIAGFQLVEELGRGSFGRVFLARETQLADRPVALKVSLRGSREPQTLARLQHTHIVPVHSHRVEPATGLHVLCMPYFGRVTLSRLLDEVDRAGGEGPPSGRALVEALDRLEPDAASTGPSAGRTELAARTFPRALAWWGARLAEALGHAHERGVLHRDVKPSNVLIASDGTPMLLDFNLAHEAITPDGGPGAAASLGGTVDYMAPEHLEALAEAVGDHVDARSDVFSMGVLLFEALLGVKPFAPPRKTSSVVEALLDSADERRRDPHGLFPDEVDVPAPIRAVLERCLAPAPDDRYQTAEELAADLQAVADDFPLIHAREPLWSRAARRIRRNRFRFATAAVVLISCGAAGAAAINLSIERTDRAAQADRRLEAGDELMQKRDFETAKLQYDAALQFVEGPSQNFLTRVFDLRNVRDLAERLRVRLTEPHAYNDLERRADDANHKYHLAERSAEKRRQAEAVHAAAEDLRMRFVGVAEGRAVAAEKLQALLEPFYVLGAKDWTKLDHNLSMLDPAELDRLKSEVNELLFLWMVGVEASLPDPTPERNPVREKTVARAIEHCDKALRFVDSPGPWRELRRRFEERLPNRPEIGRPPIEPRPEDERSALACFQRGLLHSSRHELAPAILWLRRSVLINWSNYWYQYYLGYLEDQAGLDDEALRHYDVAKGVNPDSPWVLFSRARLCRKQESWAEALKELEASLAKMGERPEAARVRLELGYVRQRLGDVVGARRWYGEVIETDPDGELARAAQLNLANIYAESGDVARAQEIFGELLTQNPGDVAARRSRALLDLRLGHPDSAEAALELLVDGETREDERSDLLAMRAIVRMMLSRREEAVVDAVEARRLDPTPARDRLVDRALLAAGRYDDLQIDRPEDLALFPVGGPRLRADLVTAERRIAALAAARPDVAHRLRLTRSVILATLGRHRQARAAVAEALADSSQNSAEAHLIAARVSSWAGDDREAQRQVRLGLKLAPDNPGLLELRGVLKLGGPAPESALDDLDLAVSRSDDVYARIHRARALRRLGRTQDAAREWTLVLRRDRERADAYLGRALCFIELSPPLIEPALADLEQAAAWSDEDPATDLGVLIAYARCLTARPDRLPRWLELARRTTSHALARVRSTPPSTTSSG comes from the coding sequence ATGAGCGTTGGCGCCTGGGGGCGGACGTGGGAGGACGCCTCAACACCCTCCGCGGCGCGCCTTACACGACGATACGAGCAGGCCTGGCGCGAGGCCGACTCCAACGGCTCGCGCCCCGACCCCCGTGCGTTCCTCGCCGGCTGGCCCGAGCCCGGCGGGTTCCCCGGCGCGCGGCTGGCCATCCTGCGCACCGACATGTCGCTCCGGTGGGAATCAGGACAACGAGCGTCCGCCGACTGGTACGCGGAACGCTATCCCGAGCTGGGCGAAGACACCATCGTCGCCCTGATCTACGAGGAGTTCTGCCTGCTGGAAGAGGCCGGCGAGGCCCCCGAGCCAGACGCCTTCCTGTCCCGATATGAGAACTTCTCCGGCCCGCTGCGGCGCGTGCTGGACATCCACCGGCTCGTCGGTGCAGGCTCGGGGTCGACGGGATCGCACGGCACGACGACGACGACCGACGACGACCTCGGGGGACGGCCGAAATTTCCCGAAGCCGGCGACGCCATCGCCGGTTTTCAGCTTGTCGAGGAGTTGGGCCGAGGCTCGTTCGGGCGGGTCTTCCTGGCACGCGAGACCCAGCTCGCGGATCGCCCTGTCGCCCTGAAGGTCAGTCTTCGAGGCTCCCGCGAGCCCCAGACGCTGGCTCGGCTCCAGCACACGCACATCGTCCCGGTTCACTCGCATCGCGTGGAACCGGCGACCGGGCTGCACGTCCTTTGCATGCCTTACTTCGGTCGCGTGACGCTGTCGAGGCTGCTGGACGAGGTCGACAGGGCCGGCGGCGAAGGGCCCCCCAGCGGTCGCGCTCTGGTCGAAGCGCTCGACCGCCTGGAGCCGGACGCCGCCTCCACAGGCCCCTCGGCGGGTCGGACCGAGCTAGCTGCGCGGACCTTCCCCAGAGCCCTCGCCTGGTGGGGGGCCCGTCTCGCGGAGGCCCTCGGCCACGCGCACGAGCGCGGCGTCCTGCACCGAGACGTCAAGCCGTCGAACGTTCTGATCGCCTCCGACGGCACGCCGATGCTCCTGGACTTCAACCTGGCCCACGAGGCGATCACCCCCGACGGCGGGCCCGGAGCGGCGGCGAGTCTCGGCGGCACGGTCGACTACATGGCCCCGGAGCACCTGGAAGCGCTGGCCGAGGCCGTCGGCGATCACGTCGACGCTCGGTCGGACGTCTTCTCGATGGGCGTCCTGCTGTTCGAGGCCCTGCTGGGGGTGAAGCCGTTCGCCCCGCCCCGCAAAACGTCGTCGGTCGTCGAGGCGCTTCTCGATTCGGCCGACGAGCGGCGACGCGACCCCCACGGCCTGTTTCCGGACGAAGTCGACGTCCCTGCGCCGATCCGCGCGGTCCTCGAACGCTGCCTGGCTCCAGCGCCGGACGACCGCTACCAGACGGCCGAGGAACTGGCCGCCGACCTTCAGGCCGTCGCCGACGACTTCCCGCTGATTCACGCGCGCGAGCCCCTGTGGAGCCGGGCCGCCCGGCGGATTCGCCGCAACCGCTTCCGGTTCGCGACCGCGGCCGTCGTTCTCATCTCCTGCGGCGCGGCCGGCGCGGCGGCGATCAATCTGAGCATCGAGCGGACCGATCGCGCGGCCCAGGCGGACCGTCGCCTGGAGGCGGGCGACGAACTGATGCAGAAACGTGATTTCGAGACGGCCAAGCTCCAGTACGACGCGGCGCTTCAGTTCGTGGAAGGCCCCAGCCAGAACTTTCTGACCCGCGTCTTCGACCTGCGGAACGTCCGTGATCTCGCCGAGCGACTCCGGGTCCGGCTTACCGAGCCCCACGCCTACAACGACCTGGAGCGCCGCGCGGACGACGCCAACCACAAGTATCACCTGGCTGAGCGGTCAGCCGAGAAACGCCGGCAGGCCGAGGCCGTGCACGCCGCCGCCGAGGATCTGCGGATGCGGTTCGTCGGCGTCGCCGAAGGCCGCGCCGTCGCTGCTGAGAAGCTCCAGGCGCTGCTGGAACCTTTCTACGTCCTGGGCGCCAAGGACTGGACGAAGCTCGACCACAACCTGAGCATGCTCGACCCGGCCGAGCTCGATCGCCTCAAGTCCGAGGTCAACGAGTTGCTCTTCCTCTGGATGGTCGGCGTCGAGGCCTCCCTCCCCGACCCCACGCCTGAGCGCAACCCGGTCCGGGAGAAGACCGTCGCACGAGCGATCGAACACTGCGATAAGGCTCTCCGGTTCGTCGACTCGCCGGGCCCCTGGCGCGAGCTGCGACGACGCTTCGAGGAGCGGCTCCCCAATCGGCCCGAAATCGGACGGCCCCCGATCGAGCCTCGCCCGGAGGACGAGCGATCGGCCCTGGCCTGCTTCCAGCGCGGGTTGTTGCATTCCAGCCGCCACGAACTGGCGCCCGCCATCCTCTGGCTGCGGCGGTCCGTCCTGATCAACTGGTCCAACTACTGGTATCAATACTATCTAGGCTATCTGGAGGACCAGGCGGGCCTGGACGACGAGGCTCTCAGGCACTACGACGTCGCGAAAGGCGTGAACCCCGACTCGCCGTGGGTCTTGTTCAGCCGGGCGCGTCTCTGTCGCAAGCAGGAATCGTGGGCCGAAGCCCTGAAGGAGCTGGAAGCCTCGCTGGCGAAGATGGGCGAGCGTCCTGAAGCCGCGCGAGTCCGGTTGGAGTTGGGCTACGTTCGCCAGAGGTTGGGCGACGTCGTTGGCGCGCGACGATGGTACGGGGAGGTGATCGAGACCGATCCGGACGGCGAGTTGGCCCGAGCGGCGCAGCTCAACCTTGCCAACATCTACGCCGAATCGGGCGACGTGGCGCGAGCGCAGGAGATTTTCGGCGAGTTGTTGACGCAGAACCCAGGCGACGTCGCGGCGAGACGGAGCCGAGCGCTCCTCGACCTTCGTCTGGGCCATCCCGATTCGGCCGAGGCGGCGCTGGAGTTGCTCGTTGACGGCGAGACTCGCGAGGACGAGCGGAGCGACCTGCTGGCGATGCGCGCGATCGTCCGGATGATGCTCAGCCGTCGGGAAGAAGCGGTGGTCGACGCGGTCGAGGCCCGTCGACTCGACCCGACGCCCGCGCGTGACCGTCTGGTCGACAGGGCCCTGCTCGCCGCCGGCCGCTACGACGACCTCCAGATCGACCGCCCCGAGGACCTCGCGCTTTTCCCGGTCGGCGGCCCCCGGCTCCGCGCCGACCTGGTCACGGCCGAGCGCCGGATCGCCGCACTCGCCGCCGCTCGTCCCGATGTCGCGCACCGGCTGCGACTCACCCGATCCGTGATCCTGGCGACTCTCGGGCGACACCGTCAGGCTCGGGCCGCCGTCGCCGAGGCCCTGGCGGATTCGAGCCAGAATTCAGCCGAAGCCCACCTGATCGCCGCGCGGGTCTCCAGCTGGGCGGGGGACGATCGCGAGGCCCAGCGCCAGGTCCGGCTCGGGCTCAAACTGGCGCCCGACAATCCCGGCCTGCTGGAACTTCGCGGCGTCCTGAAACTTGGCGGGCCTGCACCCGAGTCCGCTCTCGACGACCTGGACCTGGCGGTCTCGCGGTCCGACGACGTCTACGCTCGGATTCATCGAGCCCGGGCGCTACGCCGTCTCGGCCGGACGCAGGACGCGGCCCGCGAATGGACCCTGGTTCTCCGCCGCGACCGCGAACGGGCTGACGCTTACCTCGGCCGGGCCCTTTGCTTCATTGAACTCTCGCCCCCCCTGATCGAGCCGGCACTGGCCGACCTCGAACAGGCGGCGGCCTGGTCGGACGAAGATCCAGCGACCGACCTGGGCGTGTTGATCGCCTACGCCCGTTGCCTGACCGCCCGGCCCGATCGCCTCCCGCGTTGGCTGGAACTCGCCCGCCGGACGACCTCTCACGCCCTGGCCCGGGTTCGTTCGACGCCGCCGTCGACGACCTCCAGCGGCTGA
- a CDS encoding RNA polymerase sigma factor, with amino-acid sequence MSVGDPSLKEEGQLADFLKRIQQGDEGAARELLQRYEPEVRLVVRRQLPRLLRSRFDSLDFLQSVWGSFFRRMRDAPTDFEDSRHLVAFLARAAKNKVIDEYRRAASLKNDMHREEPLWGDGRRPKEVADPIDSPSEVAQAHEALDRLNALLPRERRTILELKAQGLSSKDIGERLGISERTVQRVLEDLRRRMESEWEPAG; translated from the coding sequence ATGTCGGTCGGCGATCCTTCGCTGAAGGAAGAGGGCCAGTTGGCCGACTTCCTCAAGCGAATTCAGCAGGGCGACGAAGGGGCCGCCCGCGAACTCCTCCAGCGGTATGAGCCGGAGGTCCGATTGGTGGTGCGCAGGCAGCTCCCCAGGCTGCTGCGATCGCGGTTCGACTCGCTCGACTTCCTCCAGAGCGTCTGGGGAAGCTTCTTCCGCCGGATGCGCGACGCCCCCACGGATTTTGAAGATTCTCGACATCTTGTCGCCTTCCTGGCCCGGGCTGCGAAGAACAAGGTAATCGACGAGTACCGTCGCGCCGCCAGCCTCAAGAACGACATGCATCGCGAGGAGCCGCTCTGGGGGGACGGCCGCCGCCCCAAGGAGGTGGCCGATCCGATCGACTCGCCCAGCGAGGTGGCCCAGGCCCACGAGGCGCTCGACCGCCTGAACGCCCTGCTGCCCCGCGAGCGTCGGACGATCCTGGAGCTGAAGGCGCAGGGACTCTCGAGCAAGGACATCGGCGAGCGCCTGGGGATCAGCGAGCGGACCGTCCAACGTGTGCTTGAAGACCTGAGGCGGCGCATGGAGTCGGAGTGGGAGCCGGCCGGATGA